The following proteins come from a genomic window of Malus sylvestris chromosome 4, drMalSylv7.2, whole genome shotgun sequence:
- the LOC126619655 gene encoding bifunctional adenosine 5'-phosphosulfate phosphorylase/adenylylsulfatase HINT4-like: MAAVAAAASPCIFCQIAGKSTSTTLLHTDEKVVAFQDINPAAVRHYLVIPVDHIPTVKDLQRRPEDYSLVSHMLEVGKTLIQRDAPQCHQYRFGFHQPPFNSVNHLHLHCFALPYTPRWKCIKYLSVGSIGFVEAEKLLGKIMPLPPVISKV, encoded by the exons ATGGCGGCAGTAGCAGCCGCAGCTTCACCGTGCATCTTCTGCCAGATCGCCGGAAAATCCACCTCGACCACTCTCCTCCACACT GATGAAAAGGTCGTTGCTTTTCAAGACATCAACCCTGCCGCTGTAAG GCATTACTTGGTTATTCCTGTGGATCACATTCCAACTGTTAAGGATCTTCAGAGGAGACCTGAAGACTACTCTTTGG TAAGTCACATGTTAGAAGTGGGGAAAACGCTAATACAACGAGATGCACCGCAATGCCATCAGTACAG ATTTGGATTTCATCAGCCTCCATTCAACTCCGTTAACCATCTTCACCTACATTGTTTTGCACTACCCTACACACCCAG ATGGAAGTGTATAAAGTATTTGTCTGTGGGATCAATTGGATTTGTTGAAGCTGAAAAGCTGTTGGGCAAGATCATGCCTTTGCCACCAGTTATTTCAAAAGTTTGA